In Chryseobacterium oranimense, a single window of DNA contains:
- the trpS gene encoding tryptophan--tRNA ligase, with protein sequence MSRILTGIQATGTPHLGNLLGAIIPAIELSKQEGNESFLFIANLHSLTQIKDAQVLKQNTYEIAAAWLACGLDTEKTYFYRQSDIPETCELSWHLSCFFPYQRLTLAHSFKDKADRLQDVNAGLFTYPILMAADILLYDAEIVPVGKDQLQHLEIARDVASRFNNQMGEVFVLPQSELQEDTKYVPGTDGRKMSKSMGNIINIFLPEKELKKQVMSIESDSKTLEEPKDPETDKTFAIYQLIATPEQTEALRTKYLAGNFGYGHAKKELLDLILVRFEKERELFSYYMTNLDELEAKLQEGAAKTRVIATETIKRVRESLGL encoded by the coding sequence ATGTCAAGAATTCTTACCGGCATTCAAGCCACCGGAACCCCCCATCTTGGAAATCTGCTTGGGGCGATTATTCCTGCTATCGAACTTTCCAAGCAGGAAGGAAATGAATCATTTTTATTTATTGCGAATCTTCATTCTCTTACCCAGATCAAAGATGCGCAGGTTTTAAAACAGAATACCTACGAGATTGCTGCGGCTTGGCTGGCTTGTGGGCTGGATACGGAAAAAACATATTTTTACAGACAGAGTGATATCCCTGAAACCTGTGAACTTTCTTGGCATTTATCATGTTTTTTTCCTTATCAGAGATTAACGCTTGCCCATTCATTTAAAGATAAGGCAGACAGGCTTCAGGATGTAAATGCCGGGCTGTTTACCTATCCTATTTTAATGGCTGCAGATATTTTATTATACGACGCAGAGATTGTTCCTGTAGGAAAGGATCAGCTTCAGCATCTTGAAATTGCCCGTGATGTAGCTTCAAGGTTTAATAACCAGATGGGGGAAGTTTTTGTACTGCCTCAGTCTGAACTTCAGGAAGACACAAAATATGTTCCCGGAACAGATGGCCGTAAAATGTCTAAATCCATGGGAAATATCATTAATATTTTCTTACCTGAAAAGGAACTGAAAAAACAGGTGATGAGCATCGAATCCGATTCTAAAACGTTGGAAGAGCCTAAAGATCCGGAAACAGATAAAACATTTGCCATCTATCAATTAATTGCAACTCCGGAACAAACTGAAGCATTGAGAACGAAATATTTAGCAGGAAACTTCGGTTATGGTCATGCGAAAAAAGAGCTTTTGGATCTGATTTTAGTAAGATTTGAAAAAGAAAGAGAACTATTCTCTTATTACATGACCAATCTTGATGAATTGGAAGCAAAGCTTCAGGAAGGTGCAGCAAAAACGAGAGTTATTGCTACAGAAACCATTAAAAGAGTAAGAGAAAGTTTAGGACTTTAA
- a CDS encoding DUF2683 family protein, whose amino-acid sequence MESIIVHPKNPMELSALKSVLKEMNIKFEKAHTKNTFHTEKVAKKIFDKKNPEKPSKPKGL is encoded by the coding sequence ATGGAATCTATCATAGTACATCCTAAAAATCCTATGGAACTGAGCGCACTGAAAAGTGTTTTAAAGGAAATGAACATTAAATTTGAAAAAGCTCACACCAAAAATACGTTTCATACAGAAAAAGTGGCAAAGAAAATTTTCGACAAGAAAAACCCGGAGAAACCTTCTAAACCAAAAGGATTGTAA
- the metK gene encoding methionine adenosyltransferase, protein MSYLFTSESVSEGHPDKIADQISDALIDHFLAYDKNSKVACETLVTTGQVVLAGEVKSDAYLDVQTIARDVINGIGYTKGEYMFNGDSCGVISAIHEQSPDINQGVDRAVNDGSFEAKANAQGAGDQGMMFGYATNETANYMPLALDLAHTILKELSALRREGNEIAYLRPDAKSQVTIEYSDDHKPVRIDSIVVSTQHDDFGTEEEMLNKIREDIKNILVPRVVAQQTEEIKALFNDQIKYHINPTGKFVIGGPHGDTGLTGRKIIVDTYGGKGAHGGGAFSGKDPSKVDRSAAYATRHIAKNLVAAGVADEVLVQVSYAIGVAEPCGLYINTYGTAKVDLHDGDIAKKVSSIFDLRPYAIEQNLKLRNPIYQETASYGHMGKEHYTADKTFNKGQKNEITLTGLEFFTWEKLDKVDEIKAAFGI, encoded by the coding sequence ATGTCTTATCTATTTACATCTGAATCCGTTTCAGAAGGACATCCGGATAAAATTGCCGATCAAATCTCCGATGCATTAATCGATCATTTCTTAGCATACGATAAAAACTCTAAGGTAGCTTGTGAAACTCTGGTAACTACAGGGCAGGTAGTGCTTGCAGGAGAGGTAAAGTCCGACGCGTATCTTGATGTACAGACTATTGCAAGAGATGTAATCAACGGAATTGGTTATACTAAAGGAGAGTATATGTTCAACGGGGATTCTTGCGGGGTAATCTCAGCAATCCATGAGCAGTCTCCTGATATCAACCAGGGTGTAGACAGAGCTGTAAATGACGGATCTTTCGAAGCTAAAGCCAATGCACAGGGTGCCGGCGACCAGGGAATGATGTTCGGGTATGCAACCAACGAGACAGCTAATTATATGCCTCTTGCTCTGGACCTTGCCCACACTATCCTTAAAGAGCTTTCTGCATTAAGAAGAGAAGGTAACGAAATTGCTTACCTGCGTCCGGATGCAAAAAGCCAGGTAACCATTGAGTATTCTGATGATCATAAACCGGTAAGAATTGATTCTATCGTAGTTTCTACACAGCATGATGACTTTGGAACTGAAGAAGAAATGCTGAACAAGATCCGTGAAGACATCAAAAATATCCTTGTACCAAGAGTGGTGGCTCAACAAACTGAAGAGATCAAAGCGTTATTCAACGATCAGATCAAATATCACATCAACCCTACAGGGAAGTTTGTGATCGGAGGCCCTCACGGAGATACAGGTCTTACAGGAAGAAAAATCATTGTAGATACTTACGGTGGAAAAGGTGCTCACGGTGGTGGTGCTTTCTCAGGAAAAGACCCTTCAAAAGTAGACAGAAGTGCGGCTTACGCGACAAGACACATTGCTAAAAACTTAGTAGCTGCAGGAGTAGCTGACGAAGTTTTGGTACAGGTTTCTTACGCGATCGGTGTTGCTGAACCTTGTGGTTTATACATCAATACTTACGGAACTGCAAAAGTGGATCTTCATGATGGGGATATTGCTAAAAAGGTTTCTTCTATCTTCGATTTAAGACCTTACGCTATTGAGCAGAACCTAAAATTGAGAAATCCTATCTACCAGGAAACGGCTTCTTACGGTCATATGGGGAAAGAGCATTATACGGCCGACAAGACCTTCAATAAAGGTCAGAAAAACGAAATTACCCTTACAGGACTTGAGTTCTTTACATGGGAAAAACTTGACAAAGTAGACGAAATTAAAGCCGCTTTCGGTATTTAA
- a CDS encoding vancomycin high temperature exclusion protein, which yields MKKVIKNIFKIFLLLLVAGIIFIAWANYSIRKESSALVSYNISDVPETKVALLLGTGKNLNNGMPNAYFYNRIQAAIDLYKSGKIKYIIVSGDNSTKDYNEPEDMQLTLMKYGIPKDRIIMDHAGFRTLDSVVRAKEIFGQNKLVIISQKFHNERAVFLAKKNGIEAFGYNANDVNKYAGLKTNLREYLAKTKVYWDLIFRVQPKFGGEKIQIP from the coding sequence ATGAAAAAAGTAATTAAAAATATTTTTAAAATTTTCCTGCTGCTTCTTGTAGCGGGAATTATTTTTATAGCATGGGCCAACTACAGCATCCGAAAAGAAAGCAGTGCTCTTGTTTCTTACAATATTTCGGATGTTCCGGAAACCAAAGTTGCCTTGCTGCTCGGAACCGGGAAGAATCTGAACAATGGTATGCCCAATGCTTATTTTTACAACAGGATACAAGCTGCTATAGATCTGTATAAAAGCGGAAAAATCAAATATATTATTGTAAGCGGTGACAACAGCACCAAAGATTACAATGAGCCGGAAGACATGCAGCTTACTTTAATGAAATACGGCATCCCAAAGGACAGGATCATAATGGATCATGCCGGTTTTCGTACTTTGGATTCTGTGGTAAGGGCTAAAGAAATCTTTGGGCAAAATAAGCTAGTGATTATTTCACAGAAGTTTCACAATGAAAGAGCAGTTTTCCTTGCAAAGAAAAATGGAATAGAAGCTTTCGGATACAACGCCAATGATGTGAATAAATACGCCGGCTTAAAGACCAACCTGAGAGAGTACCTGGCAAAGACAAAGGTATACTGGGATCTGATTTTCAGAGTACAGCCGAAATTCGGTGGAGAAAAGATTCAGATTCCTTAA
- a CDS encoding lipoprotein signal peptidase encodes MKKILAITFLVLLIDQASKIYIKTHFNLDDSVSVLPGFKLTFVENPGMAYGLHFGGIIGKYFLVILRIFLIGGMVYMFKKWLQQGASNYLLIPMAVIFAGAIGNLIDGMFYGLIFDSGTVYDPSIDRWIGYGGVSKFVPFGQGYSAFMKGCVVDMLHFPLVDWYVPENWPVIGGKHIEFFKYIFNVADSAITVGAALLLIFRKKAFPNGLEF; translated from the coding sequence ATGAAAAAGATCTTAGCTATAACATTTTTAGTATTGTTAATTGATCAGGCTTCAAAAATTTACATCAAAACCCATTTCAACCTGGACGACAGTGTTTCTGTTCTTCCCGGCTTTAAACTGACTTTCGTAGAAAACCCGGGAATGGCTTACGGTCTTCATTTCGGAGGAATTATCGGGAAATATTTTCTGGTAATTCTAAGAATTTTTCTGATTGGGGGAATGGTTTATATGTTTAAGAAATGGCTGCAGCAGGGAGCATCTAATTATCTTCTGATCCCAATGGCCGTTATTTTTGCCGGTGCTATAGGAAACCTTATCGACGGTATGTTTTACGGCCTGATCTTTGACAGCGGAACAGTTTATGACCCAAGCATCGACCGATGGATCGGATACGGCGGGGTTTCAAAGTTCGTTCCTTTCGGACAGGGGTATTCCGCCTTTATGAAGGGCTGTGTAGTAGATATGCTTCACTTTCCTTTGGTAGACTGGTACGTTCCTGAAAACTGGCCTGTAATCGGAGGTAAACATATTGAGTTCTTCAAATATATCTTCAATGTGGCAGATTCAGCCATTACGGTAGGAGCCGCTTTATTATTAATATTCAGAAAAAAAGCTTTCCCTAACGGACTTGAGTTTTAA
- a CDS encoding RNA polymerase sigma factor, whose protein sequence is MKSKTDSLLISLYQKGDEEALSALIHRHQRELFTFIFYKINDEDLANDVFQDTFMKIILMLKEGRYNEEGKFILWAKRIAHNLIIDHFRLKAKNVKVSETTFETDEYSIFDLIREPSENIEDQLVTLQIQEDLLRMLQFLPQNQQEVIKLRFFDGLSFKEIADHTNMSINTTLGRVRYALINLRKIMDENNIVLTR, encoded by the coding sequence ATGAAATCAAAAACGGACAGCCTACTAATTTCCCTTTACCAGAAAGGAGACGAAGAAGCCCTATCAGCCCTTATTCATCGTCATCAGAGAGAACTGTTTACATTCATTTTTTACAAAATTAATGATGAAGATCTGGCTAATGATGTTTTTCAGGATACATTCATGAAAATCATTCTGATGCTTAAAGAAGGCCGGTATAACGAAGAAGGTAAATTCATTCTTTGGGCAAAAAGAATCGCACACAATCTTATTATTGATCATTTCAGACTGAAAGCAAAGAACGTGAAAGTTTCAGAAACTACTTTTGAAACAGACGAATATTCTATTTTTGATCTGATCAGAGAACCATCGGAAAATATTGAGGATCAGCTGGTAACATTGCAGATTCAGGAAGATCTTCTGAGAATGCTTCAGTTTCTTCCACAGAACCAGCAGGAAGTTATTAAATTAAGATTTTTTGACGGACTGAGCTTCAAGGAAATCGCAGACCATACCAATATGAGTATCAATACCACATTGGGCAGAGTGCGTTATGCACTGATCAACCTGAGGAAAATCATGGATGAAAATAACATTGTATTGACACGATAG
- a CDS encoding catalase, whose product MDSKKLTLSNGAPYFEHQDSQTVGPRGPVLLQDFILQENLAHFVRERIPERIVHAKGTGAYGTFTVTHDISKYTKAKLFSKAGNSCRMFARFSTVGGEKGSADTARDPRGFALKFYTEDGNWDLVGNNTPVFFIKDAKKFPDFIHTQKRVPKTNLKSATMMWDFWSHNPESLHQVLILMSDRGTPYGYRHMHGFGSHTFSMINDQNERVWVKFHFKTKQGIKNFTDAEAVKMAGENPDFAQEDLCNAIENGNFPKWIMYIQVMTEEQAKDFRWNPFDITKVWFQSDFPLIEVGEMELNEVPVNYFAHVEQSAFSPSSLINGISFSPDKMLQGRLFSYPDAHRYRVGVNAHQLEVNRCPFAVNNYQRDGFMADSSAYQDKPNYHPNSFDDIKPDPAYKNYEYELDSAHVANYNRNENDDDHYTQPGLLYTKAMNIEDREHLISNIVGSMRGITGPKKDEIINRQLCHFFRANIELGMKVASQLNINIDANMMNHSK is encoded by the coding sequence ATGGATTCTAAAAAATTAACGCTCAGCAATGGCGCTCCTTATTTTGAACATCAGGACTCACAGACCGTAGGCCCGAGAGGACCTGTCCTTCTGCAGGATTTTATCCTTCAGGAAAACCTTGCACACTTTGTAAGAGAAAGAATTCCTGAAAGAATTGTGCACGCCAAGGGAACCGGTGCCTACGGAACATTTACCGTAACCCATGACATCAGTAAGTATACAAAAGCTAAATTGTTCTCAAAAGCAGGAAACTCATGCAGAATGTTTGCCCGGTTTTCTACTGTAGGTGGAGAGAAAGGAAGTGCAGATACAGCAAGAGACCCGAGAGGTTTTGCTTTGAAATTTTATACGGAAGACGGAAACTGGGATCTTGTAGGAAACAATACACCCGTATTCTTTATTAAGGATGCCAAAAAATTCCCGGATTTTATTCATACCCAGAAAAGAGTCCCGAAAACCAATCTGAAAAGCGCCACGATGATGTGGGATTTCTGGAGCCATAATCCGGAATCCCTTCACCAGGTTCTTATTTTAATGTCGGACAGAGGAACTCCTTATGGCTACAGACATATGCATGGATTCGGTTCCCACACTTTCTCAATGATCAACGATCAGAATGAAAGAGTTTGGGTAAAGTTCCATTTTAAAACAAAACAGGGAATTAAAAACTTTACGGATGCGGAAGCCGTAAAGATGGCCGGAGAAAACCCGGATTTCGCCCAGGAAGACCTATGCAACGCGATTGAAAACGGAAACTTTCCGAAATGGATAATGTATATCCAGGTAATGACCGAAGAGCAGGCTAAAGATTTCAGATGGAACCCTTTTGATATTACCAAGGTGTGGTTTCAAAGTGATTTCCCATTAATTGAAGTGGGAGAAATGGAGCTGAACGAAGTTCCGGTCAATTATTTCGCCCATGTGGAACAATCTGCGTTTTCGCCAAGCAGCCTGATTAACGGAATAAGCTTCTCTCCGGACAAAATGCTTCAGGGAAGACTGTTCTCTTATCCGGATGCCCACAGATACAGAGTTGGAGTAAATGCTCACCAGCTGGAAGTGAACCGATGCCCTTTCGCTGTTAATAATTATCAGAGAGACGGCTTCATGGCAGATTCAAGTGCCTACCAAGATAAACCGAATTATCATCCGAACAGTTTTGATGATATCAAACCGGATCCGGCCTATAAGAATTACGAATATGAGCTTGACAGTGCCCATGTTGCCAATTATAACAGGAATGAAAACGATGATGATCACTATACCCAACCCGGACTGCTGTATACAAAAGCAATGAACATTGAGGATAGAGAACACCTAATCAGCAACATAGTAGGAAGCATGAGAGGCATTACCGGACCGAAAAAAGACGAGATTATCAACCGCCAGTTATGTCACTTTTTCAGGGCTAATATTGAACTTGGCATGAAAGTGGCATCTCAGCTTAATATCAATATAGATGCAAATATGATGAATCACTCAAAATAG
- a CDS encoding TraR/DksA family transcriptional regulator translates to MSDERVRYSDADLQEFKAIIKEKIEKAERDLQLIRESFINDQNNGTDDTSPTFKAFEEGAETLSKEQNSILAGRQEKFVRDLKNALIRIENKTYGVCRVTGKLIPKERLLAVPHATLSIEAKNMQK, encoded by the coding sequence ATGTCAGACGAAAGAGTTAGATACAGCGATGCTGATTTACAGGAATTTAAGGCTATCATCAAAGAAAAAATAGAAAAAGCAGAAAGAGATCTTCAGCTGATCAGAGAAAGCTTCATCAATGACCAGAATAATGGTACAGATGATACTTCTCCTACATTCAAGGCTTTTGAAGAAGGTGCAGAGACTTTAAGCAAGGAGCAGAACTCTATTCTGGCCGGACGTCAGGAAAAATTCGTCCGTGATCTTAAAAATGCTTTGATCCGAATCGAAAATAAAACCTATGGTGTATGCAGAGTAACCGGAAAGCTGATTCCTAAGGAAAGACTTTTAGCCGTTCCTCATGCTACGCTGAGCATTGAAGCGAAAAATATGCAGAAATAA
- a CDS encoding LysR substrate-binding domain-containing protein — MNIQQLEYLIAVDKYKHFGKAAQACFITQPTLSAMIQKFEDELDVKVFDRTTHPIRTTDVGLQIIDQAKVIIESVNELKNKANLLNNILGGTINLGIIPTVSSFILPTEIFKFLEENPKIQMNVKEMTTDNIIKALKAGELDAGIISTPYDSADEFYQDFLFNEELMIYSSNTEANKKNSYVVPEELNVEKVWLLEEGNCLRNQFENICHLKENTLKPKNLDFLASNIQTLVHMVDKVGGISILPELALSQLSEEQKENVFRFKKPFPYREISIIYYKPTFKQKIIDELSHSIKNSLELKLNYHANPKEFVSIKPQ, encoded by the coding sequence ATGAACATTCAGCAACTGGAGTATCTTATCGCTGTAGATAAGTACAAACATTTTGGTAAGGCAGCCCAGGCATGCTTTATTACGCAGCCTACACTAAGTGCGATGATACAAAAATTTGAGGATGAACTGGATGTGAAGGTATTCGACAGAACAACACACCCGATACGTACTACAGATGTAGGGCTTCAGATCATTGATCAGGCAAAGGTAATTATAGAATCTGTCAATGAGCTGAAAAATAAAGCCAATCTTTTGAATAATATTTTGGGAGGAACGATCAATTTGGGGATCATTCCTACTGTTTCTTCTTTCATTTTGCCAACAGAAATCTTTAAATTTTTGGAAGAAAATCCGAAAATCCAGATGAATGTAAAAGAAATGACTACTGATAATATTATTAAAGCCTTGAAAGCAGGTGAACTGGATGCAGGAATTATTTCCACTCCGTACGATTCTGCTGACGAGTTCTATCAGGATTTCCTTTTCAATGAAGAGCTGATGATCTACAGCTCTAATACGGAAGCCAATAAAAAGAACTCTTATGTGGTTCCGGAAGAGCTGAATGTAGAAAAAGTGTGGTTGCTGGAAGAAGGAAACTGCCTGAGAAACCAGTTTGAAAACATCTGTCATTTAAAAGAGAATACTTTAAAGCCGAAGAATCTGGATTTCTTAGCTTCTAATATCCAGACTTTAGTTCATATGGTGGATAAAGTGGGAGGGATCAGTATTCTGCCGGAATTGGCACTAAGCCAGCTTTCTGAGGAGCAGAAGGAAAATGTTTTCAGATTCAAAAAGCCTTTCCCTTACAGAGAGATCAGTATTATATACTATAAGCCTACATTTAAGCAGAAAATTATTGATGAATTGTCACATTCTATCAAGAATTCTTTAGAGCTTAAACTTAACTATCACGCCAACCCGAAGGAATTTGTAAGCATCAAGCCGCAATGA
- a CDS encoding YjjG family noncanonical pyrimidine nucleotidase has translation MKIQHIFFDLDNTLWDHRKNAYLTIKDLFEKQEITLNYNIDFEEFHSVYHEINESLWEKIRDGIIGKEYLRKHRFYDTFKRFGVDDEELSQYFEEHFLDKILNHNELVEGAEYILEYLKSKHYTMHVISNGFQEVTERKCILSGIDKYFTTITSADSVGVRKPNPEIFDYSLGLAKAAKEESILIGDDWIADVVGAQNYGIDVIFFDVYKENKQEEGLKVITHLLQIKEYL, from the coding sequence ATGAAAATTCAGCACATTTTTTTTGACCTGGACAATACGCTCTGGGATCACCGTAAGAATGCTTATCTTACCATCAAAGACCTTTTTGAAAAACAGGAAATTACTTTAAATTATAATATAGATTTTGAAGAATTTCATTCCGTTTACCATGAAATTAATGAAAGTTTGTGGGAAAAAATCAGGGATGGGATTATCGGTAAGGAATATCTGAGAAAACACCGTTTTTATGATACATTCAAGCGTTTCGGAGTGGATGATGAAGAGCTTTCACAATATTTTGAGGAACACTTTCTGGACAAGATCCTTAACCACAACGAACTGGTAGAAGGTGCAGAATACATTCTGGAATACCTGAAATCCAAACATTATACAATGCACGTTATTTCCAACGGCTTCCAGGAAGTAACAGAAAGGAAATGCATCCTGTCTGGAATAGATAAATACTTTACGACCATTACCAGCGCTGATTCTGTAGGTGTAAGAAAACCCAATCCGGAGATTTTTGACTATTCTTTGGGACTTGCAAAAGCTGCAAAAGAAGAAAGCATCCTGATCGGTGACGACTGGATTGCAGATGTTGTAGGCGCACAAAACTATGGGATAGATGTGATCTTCTTTGATGTTTACAAAGAAAACAAACAGGAAGAAGGGTTGAAAGTAATTACCCATCTATTGCAGATTAAAGAATATTTATAA
- a CDS encoding DUF6576 domain-containing protein has product MSQVLILAIIIAAVLLFFNREWIKNRFFPDKHTNYTIDDQFNSDKREREKEIDRLLSKMGKNGVNDLSEKDRKRLDELSKM; this is encoded by the coding sequence ATGAGCCAAGTATTGATTTTAGCAATTATTATTGCTGCAGTTTTACTGTTTTTCAATAGGGAATGGATCAAAAACAGATTCTTTCCCGACAAACATACAAACTACACCATTGATGATCAGTTTAATTCCGATAAACGCGAAAGGGAAAAAGAAATAGACAGACTTTTGAGTAAGATGGGCAAAAACGGAGTCAATGATCTGTCTGAAAAAGACAGAAAAAGACTTGACGAGCTGTCCAAAATGTAA